One genomic segment of Ricinus communis isolate WT05 ecotype wild-type chromosome 3, ASM1957865v1, whole genome shotgun sequence includes these proteins:
- the LOC8270218 gene encoding cucumber peeling cupredoxin, producing MAKTMSMKVAVALLAIVIGGVAFQSAEAVVHVVGDALGWQNPPNSTYYAEWAAARNFTIGDSLVFNFATGAHNVATVTLDDYSDCDTDSSLNLRNSGPATINLTANGMQYYICTFSGHCSRGQKLAINVVGTGTTTPSTPSPPGTTPSTPSPPGTTVTPPPPPPPSTDSAASVASNVALMMLMSLVVVFM from the exons ATGGCTAAAACAATGAGCATGAAAGTTGCTGTTGCTCTTTTAGCAATAGTTATCGGAGGAGTAGCATTCCAAAGCGCAGAGGCCGTAGTTCATGTGGTAGGAGATGCTTTGGGGTGGCAAAACCCTCCTAACTCCACTTACTACGCTGAGTGGGCTGCCGCTCGCAACTTCACCATTGGTGACTCTCTCG TTTTCAACTTCGCCACAGGAGCACACAATGTGGCCACAGTAACACTGGATGATTACAGTGACTGTGACACAGACAGTTCTCTTAATCTTCGTAACAGTGGTCCGGCTACCATCAATCTTACTGCCAATGGCATgcaatattatatttgtacCTTTTCTGGCCACTGCTCAAGAGGCCAAAAATTAGCTATTAACGTTGTTGGCACTGGCACCACCACTCCTTCTACCCCCTCGCCGCCTGGCACCACTCCTTCTACCCCCTCACCACCCGGCACCACAGTCactccaccaccaccaccaccaccatctACCGACTCTGCCGCAAGTGTTGCTTCTAATGTTGCTTTGATGATGCTTATGTCCTTAGTCGTGGTTTTCATGTGA